From one Chanodichthys erythropterus isolate Z2021 chromosome 3, ASM2448905v1, whole genome shotgun sequence genomic stretch:
- the poldip3 gene encoding polymerase delta-interacting protein 3 isoform X2: MADLSLDEVIRRRSFTARGVSKRPIYGRGAGSVGRAFDARQKIGSSDVRQRLGVGGATAAFPVKDAREKLAQKDARFRIRGRGGSTGAVQDARQTINSRKQIAPVQPSPVKPAAGIPHIHIHNPAPSVRMGVALQPGGGLTKVVDARDRLSLKRSVPTTSNQMAASMKITKTIQVSEQRPVGMTSGIRINVPSGANPASGHMTADDDDDGVMPNKQMKFTTASTLQTRPVPVSLSTPITKVVKNDSYTPPSVSVATARPPTQTLQPVSRTTVATQQAGGDAGGQTHAPPQPVFSPLEGTKITVNNLHPRVTEEDIVELFCVCGALKRARLLKVGVAEVVFVRKEDAVSAYRKYNNRCLDGQPMKCNLHMQGSVITSEQPILLRLSDTPGAGGSSQKDSSSRSSSRSSSTAEVDPQTILKALFKSSSQTGSTSGGSGGETPNAHATAFRIKI, from the exons ATGGCGGATCTGTCTCTGGATGAAGTGATTCGTCGCCGCAGCTTCACCGCTCGCGGAGTCAGCAAGAG GCCCATATATGGCAGAGGGGCGGGGTCGGTGGGCAGGGCCTTCGATGCCCGTCAGAAGATTGGCAGCAGTGATGTCAGACAGCGGCTGGGAGTGGGCGGGGCCACAGCAG CGTTCCCGGTGAAGGACGCGCGGGAGAAGCTGGCGCAGAAGGACGCGCGCTTCCGCATCCGGGGCAGAGGGGGCAGCACAGGCGCGGTGCAGGACGCGCGGCAGACCATCAACTCGCGCAAACAGATCGCGCCGGTGCAGCCGTCGCCCGTCAAACCCGCCGCCGGGATCCCACACATCCACATCCACAACCCCGCCCCCAGCGTGAGAATGGGCGTGGCCTTGCAGCCAGGAGGCGGGCTCACCAAAGTAGTCGACGCACGTGATAGGTTGAGCTTAAAGAGGAGCGTCCCAACGACGTCCAATCAGATGGCAGCGTCTATGAAGATCACCAAAACCATCCAGGTGAGCGAG CAGAGGCCTGTGGGAATGACCAGCGGGATCCGCATCAACGTTCCCAGCGGAGCCAATCCGGCCAGTGGTCACATGAccgctgatgatgatgatgatggtgtgATGCCCAACAAACAGATGAAGTTCACCACAGCCAGCACCCTGCAGACACGA cCGGTGCCCGTCTCTCTCTCGACTCCCATCACTAAGGTGGTGAAGAACGACTCGTACACGCCTCCGTCCGTCTCCGTGGCGACTGCCCGCCCCCCCACACAGACCCTACAACCCGTCTCCAGGACGACCGTCGCCACGCAACAGGCGGGTGGAGATGCCGGCGGACAAACACACGCCCCCCCACAG ccGGTCTTCAGTCCTCTGGAGGGCACCAAGATCACGGTCAACAACCTTCACCCTCGCGTGACGGAGGAGGATATAGTG gagcTGTTCTGTGTGTGCGGCGCGCTCAAGCGGGCGCGGCTGCTCAAAGTGGGCGTGGCCGAGGTGGTGTTTGTGCGTAAGGAGGATGCGGTCAGCGCCTACAGGAAGTACAACAACCGCTGCCTGGACG GTCAGCCCATGAAGTGTAACCTGCACATGCAGGGCAGCGTGATCACGTCAGAGCAGCCCATCCTCCT GAGACTGAGCGACACTCCCGGCGCGGGCGGATCGTCTCAGAAGGACTCGTCGTCTCGCTCCAGCTCCAGATCCTCATCCACAGCCGAGGTGGATCCGCAGACCATCCTGAAGGCCCTGTTCAAGTCCTCCAGCCAGACGGGCAGCACCAGCGGCGGCAGCGGAGGAGAGACGCCCAACGCTCACGCCACCGCCTTCCGCATCAAGATCTAA
- the poldip3 gene encoding polymerase delta-interacting protein 3 isoform X1, producing MADLSLDEVIRRRSFTARGVSKRPIYGRGAGSVGRAFDARQKIGSSDVRQRLGVGGATAGKHSDIGVCEALMSTVVSRPSVRPAFPVKDAREKLAQKDARFRIRGRGGSTGAVQDARQTINSRKQIAPVQPSPVKPAAGIPHIHIHNPAPSVRMGVALQPGGGLTKVVDARDRLSLKRSVPTTSNQMAASMKITKTIQQRPVGMTSGIRINVPSGANPASGHMTADDDDDGVMPNKQMKFTTASTLQTRPVPVSLSTPITKVVKNDSYTPPSVSVATARPPTQTLQPVSRTTVATQQAGGDAGGQTHAPPQPVFSPLEGTKITVNNLHPRVTEEDIVELFCVCGALKRARLLKVGVAEVVFVRKEDAVSAYRKYNNRCLDGQPMKCNLHMQGSVITSEQPILLRLSDTPGAGGSSQKDSSSRSSSRSSSTAEVDPQTILKALFKSSSQTGSTSGGSGGETPNAHATAFRIKI from the exons ATGGCGGATCTGTCTCTGGATGAAGTGATTCGTCGCCGCAGCTTCACCGCTCGCGGAGTCAGCAAGAG GCCCATATATGGCAGAGGGGCGGGGTCGGTGGGCAGGGCCTTCGATGCCCGTCAGAAGATTGGCAGCAGTGATGTCAGACAGCGGCTGGGAGTGGGCGGGGCCACAGCAGGTAAACACAGTGACATTGGTGTTTGTGAAGCGTTAATGTCGACTGTAGTTTCACGTCCGTCTGTGCGTCCAGCGTTCCCGGTGAAGGACGCGCGGGAGAAGCTGGCGCAGAAGGACGCGCGCTTCCGCATCCGGGGCAGAGGGGGCAGCACAGGCGCGGTGCAGGACGCGCGGCAGACCATCAACTCGCGCAAACAGATCGCGCCGGTGCAGCCGTCGCCCGTCAAACCCGCCGCCGGGATCCCACACATCCACATCCACAACCCCGCCCCCAGCGTGAGAATGGGCGTGGCCTTGCAGCCAGGAGGCGGGCTCACCAAAGTAGTCGACGCACGTGATAGGTTGAGCTTAAAGAGGAGCGTCCCAACGACGTCCAATCAGATGGCAGCGTCTATGAAGATCACCAAAACCATCCAG CAGAGGCCTGTGGGAATGACCAGCGGGATCCGCATCAACGTTCCCAGCGGAGCCAATCCGGCCAGTGGTCACATGAccgctgatgatgatgatgatggtgtgATGCCCAACAAACAGATGAAGTTCACCACAGCCAGCACCCTGCAGACACGA cCGGTGCCCGTCTCTCTCTCGACTCCCATCACTAAGGTGGTGAAGAACGACTCGTACACGCCTCCGTCCGTCTCCGTGGCGACTGCCCGCCCCCCCACACAGACCCTACAACCCGTCTCCAGGACGACCGTCGCCACGCAACAGGCGGGTGGAGATGCCGGCGGACAAACACACGCCCCCCCACAG ccGGTCTTCAGTCCTCTGGAGGGCACCAAGATCACGGTCAACAACCTTCACCCTCGCGTGACGGAGGAGGATATAGTG gagcTGTTCTGTGTGTGCGGCGCGCTCAAGCGGGCGCGGCTGCTCAAAGTGGGCGTGGCCGAGGTGGTGTTTGTGCGTAAGGAGGATGCGGTCAGCGCCTACAGGAAGTACAACAACCGCTGCCTGGACG GTCAGCCCATGAAGTGTAACCTGCACATGCAGGGCAGCGTGATCACGTCAGAGCAGCCCATCCTCCT GAGACTGAGCGACACTCCCGGCGCGGGCGGATCGTCTCAGAAGGACTCGTCGTCTCGCTCCAGCTCCAGATCCTCATCCACAGCCGAGGTGGATCCGCAGACCATCCTGAAGGCCCTGTTCAAGTCCTCCAGCCAGACGGGCAGCACCAGCGGCGGCAGCGGAGGAGAGACGCCCAACGCTCACGCCACCGCCTTCCGCATCAAGATCTAA
- the fam234b gene encoding protein FAM234B isoform X1: protein MPAEPGSAPKHPKTTPFPVMHLSSATRCSGTRVASLITSRAMAAALSRALKLPGKKGSDLGEYDPLTQADSEDETEDDDLVLNYPRNGLSPAVADLRDEEEEFDEEEEWRAQRLQREGAGHVEEAGPGRSQGGDSEEKAARVRGAVRTAAFLLPLSCAALLVLLCAFLIPCPQGAPHQPQWERELGDVGGVTSPPLALWDVDGDGLEDVLIGVTNISNDSQPMNAQSKEFSVSAVSGVGGQLLWTRPLREPLFSVQCGLQTGSTDPLWRKLSSACVLISSGHIITVNASTGRTWWTAAVGDVESHAVLLPDLDGDAFPDLLIATLPADQVSDLALVLISGRSGALIGRPVNFNLTAQGKLIGPLLHETLKGAYYVLFGLGTVEGVSLSFIYSQATGGTAASRVSLKEPSWERLRKSNSSSLIHISSASEQVEFLLPLVAGLCHQHNNLDSASVLNSSRSDWILLSGASGQLSVLRESDTHTAWSLGLAAIHTRPALGHFNDDGVPDLLIHQSTNGVRKVQIIDGARGRSLWEAGFVCPRLAVEDSSVLTTSGQSVFLFWAGDPISQAQNVTKATNQAAAAAEPVLRKLFLFHPYYPTILLQLSSTTDTVLTATVSYQPQQKDASYISVSSRPTSGRRPAAQLLKSLSLRAAIAAAQIVQLPDASRDAGSAKPAAFHINKFFRRLSFKQ, encoded by the exons ATGCCCGCGGAACCAGGATCTGCCCCGAAACACCCCAAAACC ACTCCATTTCCCGTGATGCATCTCTCTAGCGCTACACGCTGCAGCGGTACACGCGTCGCGTCGCTGATAACATCTCGCGCAATGGCTGCGGCTCTATCTCGAGCTCTGAAATTACCGG GTAAGAAGGGCTCAGATCTGGGCGAGTATGACCCGCTGACGCAGGCCGACAGCGAGGATGAGACGGAGGACGACGATCTGGTCCTGAACTATCCTCGTAACGGTCTGAGCCCGGCGGTGGCCGACCTGAGGGACGAGGAGGAGGAGTTCGATGAGGAGGAGGAGTGGAGGGCACAGCGGCTGCAGAGAGAGGGGGCGGGGCATGTCGAAGAGGCGGGGCCGGGGCGGAGCCAGGGCGGAGACTCCGAGGAGAAGGCGGCGCGTGTGCGAGGGGCGGTGCGGACCGCCGCCTTCCTGCTGCCGCTGAGCTGCGCGGCGCTGCTGGTGCTGCTGTGCGCCTTTCTCATTCCCTGCCCGCAGGGGGCGCCGCACCAGCCGCAGTGGGAGCGAGAGCTCGGAGACGTGGGCG GTGTGACGTCGCCGCCGCTGGCATTGTGGGACGTGGATGGAGACGGACTGGAGGACGTTTTGATTGGCGTCACGAACATCTCTAATGACAGTCAGCCAATGAACGCACAGAGCAAAG agttCAGCGTGTCGGCGGTGAGCGGCGTCGGCGGGCAGCTGCTGTGGACGAGGCCGCTGCGAGAGCCGCTGTTCTCCGTTCAGTGTGGACTGCAGACAGGAAGTACAGATCCACTGTGGAGGAAGTTGTCCTCGGCCTGCGTCCTGATCAGCTCCGGTCACATCATCACCGTGAACGCCTCCACAG GCCGGACGTGGTGGACGGCAGCTGTGGGTGACGTGGAGTCTCACGCGGTTCTGCTGCCTGATCTGGACGGAGACGCGTTCCCAGACCTGCTGATCGCAACACTTCCAGCAGACcag GTGTCTGATCTGGCTCTGGTCCTGATCTCCGGACGGTCAGGAGCTCTGATTGGCCGGCCGGTGAACTTTAACCTCACGGCTCAGGGGAAGCTGATTGGTCCGCTGCTGCACGAGACGCTGAAGGGAGCCTATTATGTGCTGTTTGGACTGG GCACGGTGGAGGGCGTCTCTCTCAGCTTCATTTACAGTCAGGCCACAGGCGGGACGGCTGCGTCTCGGGTCAGTCTGAAGGAGCCCAGCTGGGAGCGTCTGAGGAAGAGCAACTCTTCATCGCTCATTCACATCAGCAG tgcaTCTGAGCAGGTGGAGTTCCTGCTCCCCCTGGTGGCCGGTCTGTGTCATCAGCACAATAACCTGGACAGCGCGTCGGTGCTGAACTCCAGCCGCAGCGACTGGATCCTGCTGTCCGGAGCGAGCGGCCAGCTGTCCGTGCTGAGAGAGAGCGACACGCACACCGCCTGGAGCCTCGGCCTCGCCGCCATACACAC TCGCCCGGCGTTGGGTCACTTCAATGACGACGGTGTTCCTGATCTACTCATTCATCAGTCGACCAATGGCGTCAGGAAG GTGCAGATCATCGACGGCGCTCGTGGGCGGAGCTTGTGGGAGGCGGGGTTTGTGTGTCCTCGTCTGGCGGTGGAGGATTCGTCCGTTCTCACCACGTCCGGCCAATCCGTGTTCCTCTTCTGGGCGGGAGATCCGATCTCGCAGGCGCAGAACGTTACCAAGGCAACCAACCAGGCGGCTGCCGCGGCCGAGCCGGTTCTCCGCAAGCTCTTCCTGTTCCACCCGTACTATCCCACAATCCTCCTGCAGCTGAGCAGCACCACGGACACCGTCCTCACGGCAACAG TGAGTTACCAGCCGCAGCAGAAGGACGCGTCTTACATCAGCGTCTCGTCTCGGCCCACGTCCGGCCGCCGTCCGGCCGCGCAGCTGCTCAAGAGCCTCAGTCTGAGAGCGGCCATCGCTGCCGCCCAGATCGTACAGCTGCCGGACGCCAGCAGAGACGCCGGATCCGCCAAACCCGCCGCCTTCCACATCAACAAGTTCTTCAGACGCCTGTCCTTCAAACAG TGA
- the rrp7a gene encoding ribosomal RNA-processing protein 7 homolog A — translation MAPSKDQLACVIPGGFTVLSLRFSEDDDHAALHQLCVKEHRVRSESNTDRPLDRTLFVLNVPPYCTQSVLTDVFSRFGPIQSVELSDKPGVSESSDSDVSEYFRAARRQCFRVAYIVFSSESGVAAAKRHPRSVPLTVSTAGRPVRTGVSKWIQQYSESLVNSSSLQDAVDQFMRDFDRRKTEEAERLKQAAAQQQEDEEGWVKVTKGSRGAKARPHSEMANQRTLQKEEKKKQRKELLNFYSWQHRNTQKEHIAELRKKFEEDKQKIAALRAQRKFRPF, via the exons ATGGCGCCGTCCAAGGACCAACTCGCGTGCGTCATTCCTGGAGGTTTTACTG TGCTGTCGCTGAGGTTCAGTGAGGATGACGATCATGCTGCTCTTCATCAGCTGTGTGTGAAGGAGCATCGAGTCCGATCCGAGTCCAACACAGACAGACCGCTGGACCGAACACTGTTCGTGCTCAACGTGCCGCCCTACTGCacacag agcgTTCTCACAGACGTCTTCAGCCGCTTCGGTCCGATCCAGTCGGTGGAACTGAGTGATAAACCAGGAGTGTCCGAATCCAGTGACAGTGACGTATCCGAATACTTCAGAGCCGCACGCAGACAG TGTTTCAGAGTGGCCTACATCGTGTTCAGCAGCGAGTCCGGAGTCGCAGCCGCCAAACGACACCCGCGGAGCGTCCCGCTGACCGTCTCCACCGCGGGGCGACCCGTACGGACCGGTGTCAGCA AGTGGATCCAGCAGTACTCGGAGTCACTGGTCAACTCTTCGTCTCTGCAGGACGCCGTCGATCAGTTCATGAGGGACTTCGACCGACGGAAGACAGAg GAGGCGGAGCGTCTGAAGCAGGCGGCGGCGCAGCAGCAGGAGGATGAGGAGGGCTGGGTGAAGGTGACGAAGGGCAGCCGCGGCGCCAAGGCCCGCCCACACAGCgagatggccaatcagaggacGCTTCAGAAAGAGGAAAAGAAGAAGCAGCGCAAGGAGCTGCTGAACTTCTACTCGTGGCAGCACAGGAACACACAGAAAGAGC ATATCGCCGAGCTGAGGAAGAAGTTCGAGGAGGACAAGCAGAAGATCGCCGCACTGAGAGCGCAGAGGAAGTTCAGACCCTTCTGA
- the fam234b gene encoding protein FAM234B isoform X2 produces MRSNATRACQCYQTFTRARRFTCTENDDGDCVILNHTVDTLWYMNVQYHGKKGSDLGEYDPLTQADSEDETEDDDLVLNYPRNGLSPAVADLRDEEEEFDEEEEWRAQRLQREGAGHVEEAGPGRSQGGDSEEKAARVRGAVRTAAFLLPLSCAALLVLLCAFLIPCPQGAPHQPQWERELGDVGGVTSPPLALWDVDGDGLEDVLIGVTNISNDSQPMNAQSKEFSVSAVSGVGGQLLWTRPLREPLFSVQCGLQTGSTDPLWRKLSSACVLISSGHIITVNASTGRTWWTAAVGDVESHAVLLPDLDGDAFPDLLIATLPADQVSDLALVLISGRSGALIGRPVNFNLTAQGKLIGPLLHETLKGAYYVLFGLGTVEGVSLSFIYSQATGGTAASRVSLKEPSWERLRKSNSSSLIHISSASEQVEFLLPLVAGLCHQHNNLDSASVLNSSRSDWILLSGASGQLSVLRESDTHTAWSLGLAAIHTRPALGHFNDDGVPDLLIHQSTNGVRKVQIIDGARGRSLWEAGFVCPRLAVEDSSVLTTSGQSVFLFWAGDPISQAQNVTKATNQAAAAAEPVLRKLFLFHPYYPTILLQLSSTTDTVLTATVSYQPQQKDASYISVSSRPTSGRRPAAQLLKSLSLRAAIAAAQIVQLPDASRDAGSAKPAAFHINKFFRRLSFKQ; encoded by the exons ATGCGTTCAAATGCGACACGCGCCTGTCAGTGTTATCAGACCTTCACACGAGCGCGCAGATTCACCTGCACTGAGAATGACGATGGCGATTGTGTCATATTAAATCATACTGTGGATACCCTATGGTACATGAATGTGCAGTACCATG GTAAGAAGGGCTCAGATCTGGGCGAGTATGACCCGCTGACGCAGGCCGACAGCGAGGATGAGACGGAGGACGACGATCTGGTCCTGAACTATCCTCGTAACGGTCTGAGCCCGGCGGTGGCCGACCTGAGGGACGAGGAGGAGGAGTTCGATGAGGAGGAGGAGTGGAGGGCACAGCGGCTGCAGAGAGAGGGGGCGGGGCATGTCGAAGAGGCGGGGCCGGGGCGGAGCCAGGGCGGAGACTCCGAGGAGAAGGCGGCGCGTGTGCGAGGGGCGGTGCGGACCGCCGCCTTCCTGCTGCCGCTGAGCTGCGCGGCGCTGCTGGTGCTGCTGTGCGCCTTTCTCATTCCCTGCCCGCAGGGGGCGCCGCACCAGCCGCAGTGGGAGCGAGAGCTCGGAGACGTGGGCG GTGTGACGTCGCCGCCGCTGGCATTGTGGGACGTGGATGGAGACGGACTGGAGGACGTTTTGATTGGCGTCACGAACATCTCTAATGACAGTCAGCCAATGAACGCACAGAGCAAAG agttCAGCGTGTCGGCGGTGAGCGGCGTCGGCGGGCAGCTGCTGTGGACGAGGCCGCTGCGAGAGCCGCTGTTCTCCGTTCAGTGTGGACTGCAGACAGGAAGTACAGATCCACTGTGGAGGAAGTTGTCCTCGGCCTGCGTCCTGATCAGCTCCGGTCACATCATCACCGTGAACGCCTCCACAG GCCGGACGTGGTGGACGGCAGCTGTGGGTGACGTGGAGTCTCACGCGGTTCTGCTGCCTGATCTGGACGGAGACGCGTTCCCAGACCTGCTGATCGCAACACTTCCAGCAGACcag GTGTCTGATCTGGCTCTGGTCCTGATCTCCGGACGGTCAGGAGCTCTGATTGGCCGGCCGGTGAACTTTAACCTCACGGCTCAGGGGAAGCTGATTGGTCCGCTGCTGCACGAGACGCTGAAGGGAGCCTATTATGTGCTGTTTGGACTGG GCACGGTGGAGGGCGTCTCTCTCAGCTTCATTTACAGTCAGGCCACAGGCGGGACGGCTGCGTCTCGGGTCAGTCTGAAGGAGCCCAGCTGGGAGCGTCTGAGGAAGAGCAACTCTTCATCGCTCATTCACATCAGCAG tgcaTCTGAGCAGGTGGAGTTCCTGCTCCCCCTGGTGGCCGGTCTGTGTCATCAGCACAATAACCTGGACAGCGCGTCGGTGCTGAACTCCAGCCGCAGCGACTGGATCCTGCTGTCCGGAGCGAGCGGCCAGCTGTCCGTGCTGAGAGAGAGCGACACGCACACCGCCTGGAGCCTCGGCCTCGCCGCCATACACAC TCGCCCGGCGTTGGGTCACTTCAATGACGACGGTGTTCCTGATCTACTCATTCATCAGTCGACCAATGGCGTCAGGAAG GTGCAGATCATCGACGGCGCTCGTGGGCGGAGCTTGTGGGAGGCGGGGTTTGTGTGTCCTCGTCTGGCGGTGGAGGATTCGTCCGTTCTCACCACGTCCGGCCAATCCGTGTTCCTCTTCTGGGCGGGAGATCCGATCTCGCAGGCGCAGAACGTTACCAAGGCAACCAACCAGGCGGCTGCCGCGGCCGAGCCGGTTCTCCGCAAGCTCTTCCTGTTCCACCCGTACTATCCCACAATCCTCCTGCAGCTGAGCAGCACCACGGACACCGTCCTCACGGCAACAG TGAGTTACCAGCCGCAGCAGAAGGACGCGTCTTACATCAGCGTCTCGTCTCGGCCCACGTCCGGCCGCCGTCCGGCCGCGCAGCTGCTCAAGAGCCTCAGTCTGAGAGCGGCCATCGCTGCCGCCCAGATCGTACAGCTGCCGGACGCCAGCAGAGACGCCGGATCCGCCAAACCCGCCGCCTTCCACATCAACAAGTTCTTCAGACGCCTGTCCTTCAAACAG TGA
- the LOC137008133 gene encoding essential MCU regulator, mitochondrial-like — MAARRVVSLSLGSLSPRARLVRVQQQHRTAVSTTSGAILPKPKKTAFGLVRIMMVVAPFLYVGTMISKNFAALLEEHDIFVPEDDDDDD; from the exons ATGGCGGCTCGTCGGGTCGTGTCTCTGTCGCTCGGTTCTTTGTCTCCTCGCGCTCGGCTGGTTCGGGTTCAGCAGCAGCACCGGACCGCAGTGAGCACCACCTCCGGCGCCATTCTGCCCAAACCcaagaaa ACGGCGTTCGGTCTGGTCCGGATCATGATGGTCGTGGCTCCGTTCCTGTACGTCGGGACGATGATCAGCAAGAACTTCGCGGCTCTGCTGGAGGAACACGATATATTCGTACCCGAGGACGACGACGATGACGACTGA
- the poldip3 gene encoding polymerase delta-interacting protein 3 isoform X3, with amino-acid sequence MADLSLDEVIRRRSFTARGVSKRPIYGRGAGSVGRAFDARQKIGSSDVRQRLGVGGATAAFPVKDAREKLAQKDARFRIRGRGGSTGAVQDARQTINSRKQIAPVQPSPVKPAAGIPHIHIHNPAPSVRMGVALQPGGGLTKVVDARDRLSLKRSVPTTSNQMAASMKITKTIQQRPVGMTSGIRINVPSGANPASGHMTADDDDDGVMPNKQMKFTTASTLQTRPVPVSLSTPITKVVKNDSYTPPSVSVATARPPTQTLQPVSRTTVATQQAGGDAGGQTHAPPQPVFSPLEGTKITVNNLHPRVTEEDIVELFCVCGALKRARLLKVGVAEVVFVRKEDAVSAYRKYNNRCLDGQPMKCNLHMQGSVITSEQPILLRLSDTPGAGGSSQKDSSSRSSSRSSSTAEVDPQTILKALFKSSSQTGSTSGGSGGETPNAHATAFRIKI; translated from the exons ATGGCGGATCTGTCTCTGGATGAAGTGATTCGTCGCCGCAGCTTCACCGCTCGCGGAGTCAGCAAGAG GCCCATATATGGCAGAGGGGCGGGGTCGGTGGGCAGGGCCTTCGATGCCCGTCAGAAGATTGGCAGCAGTGATGTCAGACAGCGGCTGGGAGTGGGCGGGGCCACAGCAG CGTTCCCGGTGAAGGACGCGCGGGAGAAGCTGGCGCAGAAGGACGCGCGCTTCCGCATCCGGGGCAGAGGGGGCAGCACAGGCGCGGTGCAGGACGCGCGGCAGACCATCAACTCGCGCAAACAGATCGCGCCGGTGCAGCCGTCGCCCGTCAAACCCGCCGCCGGGATCCCACACATCCACATCCACAACCCCGCCCCCAGCGTGAGAATGGGCGTGGCCTTGCAGCCAGGAGGCGGGCTCACCAAAGTAGTCGACGCACGTGATAGGTTGAGCTTAAAGAGGAGCGTCCCAACGACGTCCAATCAGATGGCAGCGTCTATGAAGATCACCAAAACCATCCAG CAGAGGCCTGTGGGAATGACCAGCGGGATCCGCATCAACGTTCCCAGCGGAGCCAATCCGGCCAGTGGTCACATGAccgctgatgatgatgatgatggtgtgATGCCCAACAAACAGATGAAGTTCACCACAGCCAGCACCCTGCAGACACGA cCGGTGCCCGTCTCTCTCTCGACTCCCATCACTAAGGTGGTGAAGAACGACTCGTACACGCCTCCGTCCGTCTCCGTGGCGACTGCCCGCCCCCCCACACAGACCCTACAACCCGTCTCCAGGACGACCGTCGCCACGCAACAGGCGGGTGGAGATGCCGGCGGACAAACACACGCCCCCCCACAG ccGGTCTTCAGTCCTCTGGAGGGCACCAAGATCACGGTCAACAACCTTCACCCTCGCGTGACGGAGGAGGATATAGTG gagcTGTTCTGTGTGTGCGGCGCGCTCAAGCGGGCGCGGCTGCTCAAAGTGGGCGTGGCCGAGGTGGTGTTTGTGCGTAAGGAGGATGCGGTCAGCGCCTACAGGAAGTACAACAACCGCTGCCTGGACG GTCAGCCCATGAAGTGTAACCTGCACATGCAGGGCAGCGTGATCACGTCAGAGCAGCCCATCCTCCT GAGACTGAGCGACACTCCCGGCGCGGGCGGATCGTCTCAGAAGGACTCGTCGTCTCGCTCCAGCTCCAGATCCTCATCCACAGCCGAGGTGGATCCGCAGACCATCCTGAAGGCCCTGTTCAAGTCCTCCAGCCAGACGGGCAGCACCAGCGGCGGCAGCGGAGGAGAGACGCCCAACGCTCACGCCACCGCCTTCCGCATCAAGATCTAA